The DNA region CGGTAACCATCTCCTTCTGGTCGAGGAAGATATTCTCAATCTCCTTAACCACTTGGTCTGTACGGTCAAGTGAGATCCCTACAGGCAATTTGATCCTCAGCAACAAGAGGGGGGTATCCTGTTGAGGCATAAATTCAGCGCCGACAAAGGGACCCAACCCAATAGCAAGGACAAAGAGAGCAAACACCCCCAAAAGCACCTTCTTCCTATTGCGAAGAGCTCTATCCAGTGCTCTTTTATACCTATCCCGTAGCTCAAAGAAGAAGTTTTCAATCCTCCTCTGGAAATTGCTTCCAACGCCTCCACGAGCAGTAATAATGATCTGGGACGCCATCATTGGGATAATGGTAAGCGCAACGAAGAGGGAGGCAAAAAGGGCGAAAGCGATGGTTAAGGCAAGGCTCCGGGAGAGCCTACCCGCAATCCCGCTGGTATAAACGAGAGGAAGAAAGACAGCTATGGTGGTTAAAGTAGAAGCGGTTATCGCCATTCCCACCTGAGAGGCACCCACTATTGACGCTTCCTTCCTCCTCTTTCCCTCCTCCATATTTCGGTAGATGCTCTCTATCACCACCACCGCATTGTCCACTAACATTCCAGCACCGAGAGCTAATCCACCGAGGGTCATAATATTCAGGGTGTACCCGGCGAAGTAGATAGCAATGAAGGTAACGATAATGGAAAGAGGAATCGCAAATCCAATGATAAGGGTGGGACGCCAGCTTCCGAGGAAGAGAAACATTATGACCACCGCCAATATAGCTCCGGTTATCCCGTTGCTTAAGGTGTAAGCCAATGTCCTTTTTACCACCCGCGCCATCCTCATAACTGGATGAAACTCCACTTCGTAGGGTATCTGTTTACTGATCTTCTTCAGCTCCTTTTCTACCCGATCGGATACCTTGACAATGTTGGCACCAGATTCCTTCATTACCGCCATAAACACCGACTCCTGGCGATTCATCCGCACAACACCCCGAGATTCCTTATAGGTATTCTCGACCTTGGCAATATCCTTAAGATACACTGGGGATTTCTTGTTGTAGGCAACTATTATATTCCTTATCTCGTCGAGGTTTTTAAACTCCCCCACCGTTCTAATAAGGACTTCCCTATCGCCTTCCACCAAATGCCCTGCTGGAGAATTCAGGTTTTCCATCGCAAGAGCCCTTACCACATTGGAAAGGGGTATCCTCCGTGCTTGAAGTGCGTTCCGATCTATGCTTATCCTTATCTCCCGCTCCTTTCCCCCCAGAACCATCACTGAAGCCACTCCATCAAGCCGTTCCAACCGTGGCTTCACCGTATCCTCAATGTATTTCCTTAACTTAAGAGGGGGAAGGTTTCCGGTAATACCGTAAGCCAGAATAGGCGTTTGGGAGACATCAAACTTGAGAACAAGCGGTTCCTTTATATCCTCCGGGAGAAAGTCGCGGATCAACCCTATATTGTCCCTGATGTCCTGAGCAGCAAAATCGAGGTTGGTACCCCATTCAAACTCAACCATCACTATCGACATCCCTTCCCGGGACATCGACTTCACTGACTTGACCCCCTTTACTATGCTAACCGCTTCCTCAATCGGCTTGGTTACCAGCGTCTCCATATCCGCAGGAGCAACCCCACTATAGCTCGTTACTACCGAGACGATGGGATAGGTGATATCGGGAAGCATATCGAGACCGAGACGAGAAAGCGAAATAGCCCCCAATACCACCACCACCAAGATCATCATCAATACGGTTACCGGTCTTTTAACCGAGAATTCCGGGATATTCATCGCCAACTTCCCTCCTGCTGATTATTGTCCTTCAACTATCGCCACCGCTCTCCCATCGGAGAGCCCTTCATAACCCGAAACAACCACCAGATCCCCTTCCTTAACCCCGCTCGTCACCTCAACCGAACTATTAGCCCTGTCACCCAAAACCACCTCCCGTTTTACCGCCTTCCCATCTTCCACCACAAAGAGATAGTGCTTACCACCCTCCTCTTTCACCACCACCTGCGGTACCACATAAACCCCATCCTTCTCCCAGAAGATCAGCTCGACCGAGGCGAAGAATCCCGGTTTCAACCGATACCCGGGATTGGGAATAAGCGCCTCCACTTTAAAGGCACGGCTTATAGGATCAACGCTTGGGTTTACCACACTTACTCTTCCCGTAAAACTCTCCTTGGGGAAGGCATCTACCTTTATCACCACCTTCTGCCCCACCTTAGCTTTTCCGGCATATTTTTCGGGCAGGGAGAAGGTTATCTTTATCGGGTCCGCTGCCACTATCCGGAATATCGGCGTCCCCCGCATCGTCATATAGTACTCACCGGGCTCTATCCCCCGGTAGTCGACAACACCCGATATCGGTGCCCTCACCACGGTATCAGAGAGGTACTGTTTAGCCAAAGCGAGAGCCGCTTTTGCTCCCTC from Acidobacteriota bacterium includes:
- a CDS encoding efflux RND transporter permease subunit, with amino-acid sequence MNIPEFSVKRPVTVLMMILVVVVLGAISLSRLGLDMLPDITYPIVSVVTSYSGVAPADMETLVTKPIEEAVSIVKGVKSVKSMSREGMSIVMVEFEWGTNLDFAAQDIRDNIGLIRDFLPEDIKEPLVLKFDVSQTPILAYGITGNLPPLKLRKYIEDTVKPRLERLDGVASVMVLGGKEREIRISIDRNALQARRIPLSNVVRALAMENLNSPAGHLVEGDREVLIRTVGEFKNLDEIRNIIVAYNKKSPVYLKDIAKVENTYKESRGVVRMNRQESVFMAVMKESGANIVKVSDRVEKELKKISKQIPYEVEFHPVMRMARVVKRTLAYTLSNGITGAILAVVIMFLFLGSWRPTLIIGFAIPLSIIVTFIAIYFAGYTLNIMTLGGLALGAGMLVDNAVVVIESIYRNMEEGKRRKEASIVGASQVGMAITASTLTTIAVFLPLVYTSGIAGRLSRSLALTIAFALFASLFVALTIIPMMASQIIITARGGVGSNFQRRIENFFFELRDRYKRALDRALRNRKKVLLGVFALFVLAIGLGPFVGAEFMPQQDTPLLLLRIKLPVGISLDRTDQVVKEIENIFLDQKEMVTVGSVVGVSEAGTSDAAFGFAPAGVNEGEIFARTVDREDRKRTSTEIAEAIRRKLPKIEGAKMTMVDMSSLMMGTQESPIEVKVFGKDLGVLKRVADRVAKEISDIPGIRDVDITLKRGKPELQVIVDRKKAADLGVSVGMVAQTVQTAMQGKVATIYRKGGEETDVRVRFAEPYRKSVEDLKNLVLVSPIGTQFTLDQVADFHYTYGPVEIDRENQERKVSVTANVVGRDLNSVMRDIIKRVSKITLPEGYFIDYGGQYEQLKEMITNLSIAFVLALLLVYMIMAAQFESLVHPFVVMFTIPLALIGVIFFLLISGKTLSLPSFMGVIMLAGIAVNNGIVMIDYVNQLRRRGLSRHEAILEGCSVRLRPILITSFTTILGVLPMVLSRSQGAEMRSPMAVAIMGGLLASTFLTLFVIPLFYDLFDGWTRRKKKALKEEVE
- a CDS encoding efflux RND transporter periplasmic adaptor subunit, giving the protein MKKSKLTIGALFLLVFSIFFLSCSKDNNASLKGGEAIPVPVKVVSLTRGKLVDSISSTGSLEGSEKSAISPKISGIIKEVLVKEGDIVKKGDVLARFNDEDFRIQVRQAEAALAQAKANFENAKLELKRKEELFKEKAIPQGIYDSFKARYEMAKAQLEGAKAALALAKQYLSDTVVRAPISGVVDYRGIEPGEYYMTMRGTPIFRIVAADPIKITFSLPEKYAGKAKVGQKVVIKVDAFPKESFTGRVSVVNPSVDPISRAFKVEALIPNPGYRLKPGFFASVELIFWEKDGVYVVPQVVVKEEGGKHYLFVVEDGKAVKREVVLGDRANSSVEVTSGVKEGDLVVVSGYEGLSDGRAVAIVEGQ